The window GCTGCCCCCCAGCTGCAGACTCACTTATTCTTAGTTTTTCAGACTGGCAGACAGGGATTATTAATCCGCATCCCGAGACAGCAGCAAAGACCACAGCAACCACCGCAATCCTCAGCACATCCTGCAAAGGAGGGGAGAgacctggaaagaaaaaacctGAGGAGCTAGAAGTCAGGCCACTGGCAGGACCAGCATGGGTGTCTCTGGTGGGCCATGGGGCTCCTTCATCACCATGACAGATTCAATTTATTTGCCAGCTGGTGTCCAAATCAGTGCTTTCTACTGCAGGCTGTGGTCCATGAAATGTCCAACCCGGGACATGTGCTGCTCACAGGCTTCCCATTCACCACCCCCCTGCCCATGTCCTGCTCACCATCACCTTGGCCAAGGGCCATCACTTGGGACCTTATTCAAGAAGGAACAGCCAATCGCCTGCCACCCATCCTGCCAAGGACTGTGCCTTGGTGGGATCAGAGGCTGGGAACTGCTGCTGATCATCCTACAATGGGGAGGTTCTGTCAACAGCACGTGGGCCACAACCTCATGAGAAGACAGCCAGACCTTGGGGGATGGAGGCAGAAGGATGGGATGAAACCATCCAGGGATCCCCGGGGAAGGGTGGAGAGCAGGAAGAATGGTGGGAGGTGAAAACCCCTGCAGACATCACCTGCAACAGTGACATTCAGGGAGGTTTCCTGCCAGCTTATCCCATTGCTGGCATTGCAGGAGTAGGACCCACAGTCCGATTTCTTCGCCGGCCTCAGATACAAAATGCTGAGGCTGTCAGAGAGGTGGAAATCTCTGTCCGGGGGAAGAGGCTGCCCATCTTTCTTCCAGGTGATGGCGTCCACCTTGCCCTCTGCCACGTCACAGAGCACCTCACCAGTGGCCTGGGCCACGAGAGCGCTGCTCCAGAGCTGAGGGCGAGACACGGGCTCTGGAAAGGGGACAGAAACTTCTCTCAGACATGACCTGGAGCACCTGTGATGGGGATCTGGGCTGCAACCGTGACTGCAGCATCTTGGAGTCTGCAATGGTGCAATCGCGGGTGCCTTTTCCTTGGAAATCCCTGTGCAGGACAGGGCTGCTATGCTTTCTGGGTTTGGGCTTCTTTTTTCTAGCTGATTCATTGCTTTTATTGCATTTGGGTAAATACAGGAgatgagaaaaaagaggaaaaggatgcAGATCCCGTTCAGATTTATGTGTGGTGGAAAGGAGAAATGGGTGGTGAAGGGCTGTGGTAGCATTATGACAGCAACATTATTATAGCAGAGGAAGGATAATGCCAAAGCAAATTAAGGGAATTGTGGAGAGTGATATTGAGGAGGAGCTTCTGTGTTATTTGAAGTGTGCTCTTACCTCTGCAACAGCAACTGGCACATGCAAATTGCAAACAGTCAGTATGGTCTGAGGGGGAAATTTTTTTCGTGACTTCTCCATAAACCCCACTCTGCTGGGCTTAACTCTATTGGCCCTGCCTGATCTCCCTTGTAAAAGTGCTGGAGACACACTCCGCAGGTGCCAGCAGATACACAGCATCCCTTCactgagagaggaaaacaagGGAGGAAATTGCCTTTCCAGGATGGAGCCCAGCCCTGCGTCACAGCCAGGCACCCTAGAAGGTCTCCTTAGGCAGCACCACCAGATCTTCTCCACTGGACAGATTGGGAAGCTCTTCCCAAAGTCTCCCTGGTGATGTCTCCATGCATGGCAGGTTCAAGCAAACTCATGATTGGCCCATTAGACTTAGCTCAAATCCCTTCTCCAAACCCCTTTGGCTGGCTGCTGGTCCATATACGGTCAAATAACACCACTGCTCTGCTTGCATCCATCGCCCCGCTCCTCCTTCCCATGCCCACCACTTACTGAGGACTTCCAGCAGGATTTTCAGGCTCTCCCTGTTTCCCACGTTGACAGTCACTTTGTAGATGCCACTGTCACTTTCCTGGATGTCCTCCAGCAAGAGAGATCCATTGGATGGATGGAAAATGGCTCTTCCTGTGTAGGGAGCGTGGATGGTGGGGTTGTGAGACCCTCTGTAGTACTGCAGGATGGTGCAGGAGTGGGTGCCATTGAGGAACTCCCACTGCATGGAAAAGATGTGTGTGACATTATCTGGCCCGGGAAGCAGCACTGAGGATCCCACAGCGGTGGATTTTCTCTCGATGGGTCCTGCTGCTTCGGCAGGATGTTGCAAAGGCACCAGGAGCCCTGggtggcaggggaagggaagatgGAGCAAGTCAGCGTAGCTTAGGAGAGGCTTTGGTACCCCCTGTGCCAAGGACACACACCATGGTACCTGGACCGCTTGGCCACAGCCTCTTACAAAGCCATGGCCATCGCCTGTCATGCTGCCAGGCAGGGAGACATCCCAGCTAGAGCTGATAGAGGTGCCTAAATACAACGCAGGGTGCTTGGAGATACCTGGCTTCAGGGCTGTGAGCTTTTTCTACTtgagttttatttgtatttgggGGGCATTTTGTCCCAGTCTATGCCCAGAAGGGACTTTCTAATCCTGACCTGATTTCCATGACTTATTCCCAATTCTTGTTTGGAACTGAAAGTATCCACACACTCCCAGCAGAGCAGGATGCAAATGTGTCCCCAAAACACATGGCAATTTCTGGGCTTGTCGTGACTTGGGCTTCAAGAGGAACTGCTGTGAGTAGGTCACAGCTGTCAGCCCCAAGAAAATGAAAGAGCTTTCTAGGAAAGCCAGGCAGAAATCACTACTGCAGTCCTATCTTGTAAAGTGgatactttaatttaaaaaaaaaaaaaaaaaaggtaaggttAAAGGGTTTAAAGCAAGGAGCCAGCCCTAGgcagaggaaatgaaagaaagGATATTTATCTACCCAGGCAGTGGCAATCCTAGAATTCCTAAGAGGCTGCTCAGAAGGAGGTGCTCGGACTTCTGCTAAAGGTCCTCATTTCCTCACCAAAGCTGTCAGCCTAGCCCTTGCATAGGAGTGTCAGGTCTGAGACTTGTGGAGACGGGGACTGGCGGCAGCGATCCCAGCCTGTCCCCAGAGACCCACCACCGAGCAACCGCAGCCATGCTTCCCAACAAGAGAGACGTcatgaaaacacatttccagcaCGGGCAGCCCCTAAGGCCCGTCTGCCTGCAGCGAGGGGC is drawn from Strix uralensis isolate ZFMK-TIS-50842 chromosome 13, bStrUra1, whole genome shotgun sequence and contains these coding sequences:
- the LOC141949112 gene encoding uncharacterized protein LOC141949112, with the translated sequence MLMCHPVELLGTSWVLLAGLLVPLQHPAEAAGPIERKSTAVGSSVLLPGPDNVTHIFSMQWEFLNGTHSCTILQYYRGSHNPTIHAPYTGRAIFHPSNGSLLLEDIQESDSGIYKVTVNVGNRESLKILLEVLKPVSRPQLWSSALVAQATGEVLCDVAEGKVDAITWKKDGQPLPPDRDFHLSDSLSILYLRPAKKSDCGSYSCNASNGISWQETSLNVTVAGLSPPLQDVLRIAVVAVVFAAVSGCGLIIPVCQSEKLRIRGELWRWLSAYTCGLVCIASILAATAGILWMREEGPSIAIILPEIALTYVIVVTFLVSATVTFWPTKLLQLKSKTAQHTMGYAAPGGVVSVVLTISFLIKNIHLRHEEGCTEFVDVTTLTVSTAAVSALPLLAIFLCYHTTQGWLKEHDSSWADKERSTEMAQLSSKDAVSTC